From a region of the Acidicapsa acidisoli genome:
- a CDS encoding ArsR/SmtB family transcription factor, with amino-acid sequence MRPLFHPSVEDVSVEAILHALSDPVRVAIFAQIVGSDCSHNCSEFLSVSEKTIPKSTLSQHFKALREAGLIRGERKGVEIHNTSRCTEVDKRFPGLIAAIVDAHRIQSQDKQRPIRPNGKKTDSPKVKG; translated from the coding sequence ATGAGGCCCCTGTTTCATCCTTCGGTTGAAGATGTCAGCGTGGAAGCGATTCTCCACGCGCTCAGCGACCCTGTGCGCGTCGCCATCTTTGCCCAGATCGTGGGCTCGGATTGCTCGCACAATTGCTCGGAGTTTCTCAGCGTGAGCGAAAAGACTATCCCGAAGTCTACTCTTTCGCAGCACTTCAAGGCGCTGCGCGAGGCTGGGCTTATTCGCGGCGAGCGGAAGGGCGTTGAGATACACAACACCTCTCGCTGCACCGAGGTGGACAAGCGGTTTCCCGGCCTAATCGCCGCAATTGTAGATGCGCATAGGATTCAATCGCAGGACAAGCAACGTCCGATACGCCCGAATGGCAAAAAGACGGATTCGCCGAAGGTAAAGGGCTAG
- a CDS encoding YicC/YloC family endoribonuclease, with product MPTPPISPKVAAAGSSPVSSMTGFARVAVELNGRVNYSLTIKSVNHRFLDLHLRLPLGLDALEMELRRVLKEQLLRGHIELTLIVDRIAHQQGGYNRELVAGYVEAFQAAAQEFELQGQPDLNVILRMPGVMQAESRSNDEDNVALTASVLEEVLPLIASLKTMRLREGSALAAILHATLDRLSEAVKRVSELRPEVELRYQQRLAERLEAAVGTDGNGAGVNRQRLLEEVALLVERSDISEEIARMETHIQHFRDVLEAGGETGKKLDFLLQEMNREANTLLSKTAGIAGKGTVITELGLAMKAEIEKAREQIQNLE from the coding sequence ATGCCGACTCCCCCCATTTCCCCCAAAGTTGCAGCCGCTGGATCATCCCCGGTCTCGTCCATGACCGGGTTTGCGCGTGTCGCCGTCGAGTTGAATGGCCGCGTGAACTACTCACTCACCATCAAGAGCGTCAATCATCGCTTCCTCGATCTGCATCTGCGGCTGCCTTTGGGCCTTGATGCGCTCGAGATGGAGTTGCGTCGCGTGCTCAAGGAGCAACTGCTGCGCGGCCACATCGAACTTACTCTCATCGTCGATCGAATTGCCCACCAGCAAGGCGGCTACAATCGCGAACTCGTCGCCGGCTACGTCGAGGCATTCCAGGCCGCGGCGCAGGAGTTTGAACTGCAAGGGCAGCCGGATTTGAATGTCATTCTGCGCATGCCTGGCGTCATGCAAGCCGAGTCGCGTTCAAACGACGAAGACAACGTAGCGCTGACAGCAAGCGTCCTCGAAGAGGTGCTCCCGCTCATTGCATCTCTCAAGACGATGCGTCTCCGCGAAGGATCGGCGCTCGCTGCGATTCTCCACGCTACGCTTGACCGGCTCTCGGAAGCGGTCAAGCGCGTCTCCGAGTTGCGCCCCGAAGTGGAACTACGCTATCAGCAGCGCCTCGCCGAACGCCTCGAGGCAGCAGTAGGCACGGACGGAAACGGCGCTGGAGTGAACAGGCAGCGCCTGCTCGAAGAAGTTGCCCTACTGGTCGAACGCAGCGATATCTCCGAAGAAATTGCGCGCATGGAGACGCACATTCAGCACTTCCGCGACGTTCTAGAAGCTGGCGGCGAAACTGGCAAGAAGCTCGATTTCCTCTTGCAGGAGATGAATCGCGAAGCCAATACACTACTCTCAAAAACCGCTGGAATTGCGGGCAAGGGAACTGTCATAACAGAGTTGGGCCTGGCCATGAAGGCGGAGATTGAGAAGGCCCGCGAGCAGATTCAGAACCTGGAGTAG
- a CDS encoding AAA family ATPase — MKQFGEFELDMLNECLVCSGAQIALPPKPFAVLRYLVEHPGRLITHDELMEALWPETYVQPQVLRTYMLELRKVLRDDAGQPRYIQTLPKRGYRFVASVMELAHPDTQPKSNSAPITVVAVATAAPAEMGTRIVNRDEEMACLKTQFELAAGGHRQVVFVTGEAGIGKTALVDAFCEQTSREQTGRDQSGRDQAIATARGQCVEGFGRKEEYYPVTEALSQLCASREGDNACRVLAKMAPVWLAAIGRECLDPAQPAARERMPGDLCAALEELAAEKPLILVFEDLQWADDSTLHLISALARRRAQARLLIVATCRTQDVAAEPSLKGLKQDLRLRRLCSEIALAPLGKPAVRALLSRELGQEELPAGLAGFVHRRSEGNPLFAIAIVEHLMAQGFLKREEARGEKQGLARWVQTAAVEEMEAGVPDGLAQMIEMELDGLDVRDQRMLEAGSLMNVAFPTWAVAAALEMDPAEAEEACEELARRLYFVEPAGTDELPDGSRSTFYAFAHGLYREVLWRKQTEARRARRHVRIAERLGGLFAGRVGVVAREMAMHYEAASDWQHAVSALRMAAGHALERRAHTEAVELLERALRMVENVRESEREAAALEICAEIAIAGEAMNQAREAVETTSTKA; from the coding sequence ATGAAGCAGTTTGGGGAGTTTGAGCTGGACATGCTGAATGAATGCCTCGTGTGCAGCGGCGCGCAGATTGCGCTGCCGCCAAAGCCCTTTGCGGTGCTGCGATATCTGGTCGAACATCCCGGGCGCCTGATTACCCACGATGAGCTGATGGAAGCTCTCTGGCCGGAAACGTATGTGCAGCCCCAGGTGCTGCGGACTTACATGCTGGAACTGCGTAAAGTTCTGCGCGACGATGCCGGGCAACCTCGTTATATTCAGACGCTTCCCAAGCGCGGCTACCGTTTTGTCGCTTCCGTCATGGAGTTGGCGCATCCAGATACGCAGCCAAAATCCAATTCCGCCCCCATCACAGTCGTGGCAGTCGCGACGGCTGCGCCGGCGGAAATGGGAACCCGCATTGTAAATCGAGACGAGGAGATGGCTTGCCTGAAGACTCAGTTTGAGTTGGCGGCAGGCGGGCATCGGCAGGTGGTCTTTGTGACCGGAGAAGCGGGGATCGGCAAAACCGCGTTAGTGGATGCCTTTTGTGAGCAAACCAGCCGCGAGCAGACTGGACGCGATCAATCTGGACGCGATCAGGCAATTGCCACAGCTCGGGGGCAATGTGTGGAAGGGTTTGGCAGGAAAGAAGAGTATTACCCGGTAACTGAGGCGCTGAGCCAGTTGTGCGCCTCGCGGGAAGGCGACAACGCTTGCCGCGTTCTGGCGAAGATGGCGCCGGTCTGGCTGGCTGCGATTGGGAGGGAGTGCCTGGACCCGGCGCAACCGGCGGCGCGGGAACGGATGCCGGGCGACCTGTGCGCAGCGCTTGAGGAACTGGCAGCGGAGAAGCCGCTGATCCTGGTCTTCGAGGACTTGCAGTGGGCCGACGACTCGACGTTGCATCTGATTTCGGCTCTGGCGCGGCGCAGGGCGCAGGCCAGGCTGCTGATCGTGGCGACATGCCGGACGCAGGATGTGGCTGCCGAGCCTTCGCTGAAAGGGTTGAAGCAGGACCTGCGGCTGCGGCGATTATGCAGCGAGATTGCGCTCGCGCCGCTCGGCAAGCCGGCGGTGCGCGCGCTGTTGAGCCGCGAGTTGGGCCAGGAGGAGCTGCCGGCGGGGCTGGCAGGCTTTGTACACCGACGATCCGAAGGCAATCCGCTGTTTGCGATTGCGATTGTGGAGCATTTGATGGCGCAGGGCTTCCTGAAACGCGAAGAGGCGCGGGGCGAAAAGCAAGGTTTGGCCCGGTGGGTTCAGACTGCCGCGGTCGAAGAGATGGAAGCTGGGGTGCCAGACGGGCTGGCGCAGATGATCGAGATGGAGCTGGATGGCCTCGATGTAAGGGACCAGAGAATGCTCGAGGCGGGAAGTCTGATGAACGTTGCCTTTCCCACGTGGGCCGTGGCGGCCGCGTTGGAGATGGACCCGGCAGAAGCCGAAGAGGCATGCGAAGAACTCGCGCGGAGGTTGTATTTTGTCGAACCGGCCGGCACGGATGAGCTTCCGGACGGATCACGGTCCACGTTTTATGCCTTTGCGCACGGACTCTACCGCGAAGTGCTTTGGCGCAAACAAACGGAAGCGCGGCGCGCCAGGAGGCACGTCCGGATCGCGGAGCGGCTTGGGGGGCTTTTCGCGGGCCGCGTGGGCGTGGTGGCGCGCGAGATGGCGATGCATTACGAAGCGGCGAGCGACTGGCAGCACGCAGTGAGCGCATTGCGCATGGCAGCAGGACATGCGTTGGAGCGCCGTGCCCATACAGAAGCCGTGGAGTTGCTGGAACGGGCGCTCCGGATGGTGGAGAACGTGCGCGAGAGCGAGCGCGAAGCAGCTGCGTTGGAGATTTGTGCGGAGATTGCAATTGCGGGCGAGGCGATGAATCAGGCGCGGGAAGCTGTGGAAACAACGTCCACAAAAGCTTGA
- the rapZ gene encoding RNase adapter RapZ, translating to MTRVAIEADQPEPGEHDKAAKELVIVTGTSGSGKASALKAFEDLGFYAVDNLPLELLPDFADLVVASPEMERAVIVVDVREGPTLDRLPSILQKVKKTLHTSVVFLDATDAVLVRRYSETRRPHPLSRSEMVARSITSERQMLDAVRNVADFILDTSGFNVHELRAYVQAKFGPQNGDSTQIGQLLVSCLSFGFKNGVPLDADLVFDVRFLPNPHFVPEFRKLTGRHPKVAKYVRDFPQTTEFLNKVTELMLFLLPYYEKEGKSYLTIAFGCTGGQHRSVMMAEEMAKRLGKAGFRVKAVHRDMPR from the coding sequence ATGACGCGAGTCGCAATCGAAGCGGATCAGCCAGAGCCTGGAGAACACGATAAAGCAGCGAAAGAACTGGTGATCGTAACCGGAACCTCGGGTTCGGGGAAGGCTTCGGCGCTGAAGGCCTTCGAGGATCTGGGCTTTTACGCCGTCGACAATCTTCCTCTTGAGCTGCTCCCGGACTTTGCCGATCTTGTCGTGGCCTCGCCCGAAATGGAACGCGCCGTGATTGTGGTGGACGTCCGCGAAGGCCCAACGCTCGACCGGCTGCCGTCGATTCTCCAAAAGGTCAAGAAGACGCTGCATACCAGTGTCGTCTTTCTGGATGCAACCGACGCAGTGCTCGTGCGGCGCTACTCCGAGACGCGCAGGCCGCATCCGCTCAGCCGCTCCGAAATGGTGGCGCGCTCTATCACCTCCGAACGCCAGATGCTTGACGCCGTCCGCAATGTGGCCGATTTCATCCTCGACACCTCCGGCTTCAACGTCCACGAGTTGCGGGCCTATGTTCAGGCCAAGTTCGGCCCCCAGAATGGCGACTCGACGCAGATCGGTCAATTGCTGGTGTCCTGCCTCAGCTTTGGCTTCAAGAACGGAGTTCCGCTTGACGCCGATCTGGTCTTCGATGTGCGCTTCCTGCCCAATCCCCACTTCGTGCCCGAGTTCCGCAAACTCACCGGCCGCCATCCCAAAGTAGCCAAGTACGTGCGCGATTTTCCCCAGACCACGGAATTTCTGAACAAAGTAACGGAATTGATGCTCTTTCTGCTGCCGTATTACGAGAAAGAGGGCAAAAGCTACCTGACGATAGCCTTCGGCTGCACCGGCGGGCAGCACCGTTCCGTGATGATGGCCGAAGAGATGGCCAAACGCCTCGGCAAAGCCGGCTTCCGCGTAAAAGCCGTCCATCGCGACATGCCGCGGTAA
- a CDS encoding ABC transporter ATP-binding protein gives MKRFFRLGLYAAPYWFQSLLGVVLLAAVGLFEALRLAILQPIFGPVLNPGARTTSIPLFPKLPGPYQFDLMKIVPSHFHNPWTVVAFALIASTVLKGICDYIGTYLVNYAGYGMITDLRNHLYETIMKSSAGFFSKHPTGTILSTLINDVERVQTAVSAVLGEFLQQAFTFVFTIALVIAYGGRLSWVLLLFVPVVITSARKIGRSVRTRTRTGQDRVAEIQNILHETITGNRIVKAFSTELWEILRFKKAARRLFRANLHSVRIQSISSPLMDVIGSVAIALLLLVGRNEIKAGRMDVGTFVVFIIALFKLYDPVRKFAFFYNSFQQAMGASFSIFNFLDIEDDVREKSFAHALKPFHDRIAFENVTFAYSTDEGECEILHQINLEVRRGEMLALVGPSGAGKSTLVNLIPRFYDVSGGRIVIDDHDVRSLTLDSLRKQIAQVTQETILFNDTVHNNIAYGQPEKPRDQVEQAARHALAHDFILRMPQGYDTVIGEKGFRLSGGEKQRIAIARAILKNAPILILDEATSALDTESESLVQAALSNLMQGRTVVVIAHRLSTVRRATRTVVLESGRITAIGSHEELLKTSPTYQRLYELQFLGGVEGILPETVVPMEAAT, from the coding sequence ATGAAGCGATTCTTTCGCCTCGGCCTCTATGCGGCGCCGTACTGGTTCCAGTCGCTGCTTGGCGTGGTGCTGCTGGCCGCTGTGGGCTTGTTCGAGGCGTTACGGCTTGCCATTCTGCAGCCGATCTTCGGCCCCGTCCTGAATCCAGGGGCCAGAACCACAAGCATTCCCCTGTTTCCCAAGCTGCCCGGTCCATACCAGTTCGATCTCATGAAGATCGTTCCGTCGCACTTCCATAATCCGTGGACAGTTGTAGCCTTCGCGTTGATTGCCTCCACGGTGTTAAAAGGCATTTGCGATTACATCGGCACTTATCTGGTGAACTACGCCGGTTACGGCATGATCACCGACCTGCGCAATCATCTCTACGAAACCATCATGAAGAGTTCCGCCGGCTTCTTTTCGAAGCACCCGACCGGAACGATTCTCTCCACGCTCATCAATGACGTGGAGCGCGTGCAGACCGCCGTTTCCGCCGTGCTCGGCGAGTTCCTGCAGCAGGCCTTCACCTTCGTCTTCACCATCGCGCTGGTCATCGCTTACGGAGGCCGCCTGAGCTGGGTCCTGCTCTTGTTCGTGCCGGTCGTCATCACCTCCGCGCGCAAGATCGGCCGCTCCGTCCGCACGCGCACAAGAACCGGTCAGGACCGCGTCGCTGAAATTCAGAACATCCTTCACGAGACCATCACCGGCAATCGTATCGTCAAGGCCTTTTCGACCGAGCTATGGGAGATTCTGCGCTTCAAGAAAGCCGCGCGCCGTCTCTTCCGCGCCAACCTCCACTCCGTGCGCATTCAGTCCATCAGTTCACCTCTCATGGACGTCATTGGCTCTGTCGCGATTGCGCTGCTCCTCCTTGTTGGGCGCAACGAGATCAAAGCGGGCAGGATGGATGTTGGGACCTTCGTCGTCTTCATCATCGCGCTTTTCAAGCTCTACGATCCGGTCCGCAAGTTCGCGTTCTTCTATAACAGCTTCCAGCAGGCCATGGGGGCGTCTTTCTCGATCTTCAACTTCCTGGACATCGAAGACGACGTGCGCGAAAAGTCCTTTGCTCACGCGCTCAAGCCCTTTCACGACAGGATCGCCTTTGAAAATGTCACCTTCGCCTATTCGACCGACGAGGGCGAATGCGAGATTCTGCATCAGATTAATCTCGAAGTCCGCCGCGGAGAGATGCTGGCACTGGTCGGCCCCAGCGGCGCAGGCAAGAGCACCCTGGTCAATCTCATCCCGCGCTTCTACGATGTAAGCGGCGGCCGCATTGTGATTGACGACCACGACGTGCGTTCGCTGACGCTTGACTCCCTGCGTAAGCAGATCGCCCAGGTTACGCAGGAAACGATTCTTTTCAACGACACCGTGCACAACAACATCGCATACGGCCAGCCCGAGAAGCCGCGCGATCAGGTCGAGCAGGCGGCGCGGCACGCACTGGCGCACGACTTCATCCTACGCATGCCGCAGGGCTACGATACGGTCATCGGCGAAAAAGGATTCCGGCTCTCCGGCGGCGAAAAGCAGCGAATCGCCATCGCGCGCGCCATATTGAAGAACGCGCCGATCCTTATCCTCGACGAAGCAACCTCCGCGCTCGATACAGAAAGCGAATCGCTCGTACAGGCCGCCCTGAGCAACCTCATGCAGGGCCGGACGGTCGTGGTGATCGCACATCGTCTCTCCACCGTTCGCCGCGCTACGCGCACCGTGGTGCTTGAAAGTGGACGCATCACCGCAATCGGTTCACACGAGGAACTGCTCAAGACTTCGCCGACTTACCAGCGTCTCTACGAGCTGCAATTCCTGGGCGGAGTAGAAGGTATCCTACCGGAGACTGTAGTGCCAATGGAGGCCGCCACATAA
- a CDS encoding glucose 1-dehydrogenase gives MAKKLEGKIALITGGTSGIGLATAKRFLTEGAQVIITGRRKEALDAALQQLGPGATGVQSDSAKLADLDKLYAEIKQQHGRIDVLFANAGSGEFATIDQVTEEHFDKTFDVNVKGVVFTVQKALPLIPDGGTIVLNASIVSVKGMPAFGVYNATKAAVRSFARTWTNELKDRKIRVNVVSPGPIDTPAIDGLAGNDIEQAKQIKAALVSQVPLGRMGDPDEIAKAVVFLASDDSSYVAGVELFVDGGMVQV, from the coding sequence ATGGCAAAAAAACTTGAAGGAAAGATCGCACTCATCACAGGCGGGACCTCCGGCATTGGTCTTGCCACCGCAAAGCGCTTTCTCACCGAGGGAGCGCAAGTAATCATCACCGGACGCCGCAAGGAGGCTCTCGACGCTGCTCTCCAGCAGCTTGGTCCCGGCGCAACCGGAGTTCAATCGGACTCTGCAAAACTGGCGGATCTCGATAAGCTCTATGCGGAAATCAAACAGCAGCACGGCCGCATCGATGTTCTCTTCGCCAATGCCGGAAGCGGCGAATTCGCGACCATTGACCAGGTCACCGAAGAACACTTCGATAAGACCTTCGACGTCAACGTAAAGGGCGTTGTATTCACCGTGCAAAAGGCCCTCCCGCTCATCCCTGACGGAGGAACGATTGTGCTCAACGCCTCCATCGTCTCGGTGAAAGGCATGCCCGCGTTCGGCGTCTACAATGCAACCAAGGCAGCTGTCCGTTCCTTTGCCCGCACATGGACAAACGAACTCAAGGACCGCAAAATTCGCGTGAACGTCGTCAGCCCCGGCCCCATCGACACCCCGGCAATCGACGGCCTGGCCGGAAATGATATCGAGCAGGCCAAACAAATAAAGGCCGCGCTCGTCTCCCAGGTTCCCTTAGGCCGGATGGGGGATCCCGACGAGATAGCAAAAGCCGTTGTTTTCCTGGCCTCCGACGACTCAAGCTACGTCGCGGGCGTTGAACTTTTCGTAGACGGTGGAATGGTGCAGGTGTAA